One genomic window of Candidatus Kuenenia stuttgartiensis includes the following:
- a CDS encoding B12-binding domain-containing radical SAM protein, producing MNKKVTFIAPYDDLMAYGIRILSSSLRKEGFSTEIIFTPHILKQMDTHSISLLSDAIKEMTHDSFFVGISFFSCHFNAVKALTEAIRNKIRAPIMWGGKHISARPEDAAGFADIVCIGEAEIAIKNLLNAMAKNDNYYDLNGFWFFKDGNFKKNRLAPIIEDLDSLPYPDYSLEGHYLWDGKTMHKMTGELLQAHLKIAEKTVYQTLSSRGCPYSCTYCSTFKALYSDSGYLRFRTAENVIGELKEMKFRFPRMQAITFCDDNFFALKEDQLEKYAALYRNEIGLPFRCLAHAHDVNKKKLEILVNAGMNELQIGIQTGSEKTRKLYKRGPSTDKVLDAVGLIHQFKGRLMPFYDFIIDNPFEEEEDLIETLHMIQKFPRPYHLNVFSLIFLPGTELQKKAQEKGLIIDSTRQFESRKKSYINFLFYLYCRTIPRRIMWILVSKPMLKTMKHKYIVNFLYFMSDSIKRLLKRKADTWAIE from the coding sequence ATGAACAAAAAAGTCACCTTTATCGCACCATACGATGATTTAATGGCATATGGCATTAGAATCCTTTCATCATCTTTGAGAAAAGAAGGGTTTTCCACCGAAATTATTTTTACGCCCCATATCTTAAAACAGATGGATACCCATTCTATAAGCTTATTATCGGATGCTATAAAAGAGATGACCCATGATTCATTCTTTGTGGGAATATCATTTTTCTCTTGTCATTTCAATGCGGTTAAGGCGCTTACCGAAGCAATACGAAACAAAATAAGGGCGCCTATAATGTGGGGAGGAAAGCATATCTCTGCCAGGCCGGAAGATGCGGCAGGCTTTGCCGATATTGTCTGCATAGGTGAAGCAGAAATCGCAATAAAAAACCTTTTAAACGCCATGGCAAAAAACGATAATTATTACGACTTGAACGGATTTTGGTTTTTCAAAGACGGAAATTTCAAAAAAAACAGGCTTGCCCCTATTATTGAAGATCTTGATTCATTGCCATACCCCGATTATTCTTTGGAGGGGCATTACCTGTGGGATGGAAAAACCATGCACAAAATGACCGGGGAATTATTGCAGGCGCATTTAAAAATAGCGGAGAAAACCGTTTATCAAACCCTTTCTTCACGAGGATGCCCTTATAGCTGTACTTATTGTTCCACATTTAAAGCCCTTTATTCGGACAGCGGATATTTGAGATTTCGCACTGCAGAAAACGTAATTGGTGAGCTGAAAGAAATGAAATTCCGCTTTCCACGGATGCAGGCAATAACGTTTTGCGACGACAATTTTTTTGCTTTGAAAGAAGACCAGTTAGAAAAATATGCCGCTTTATATAGAAATGAAATCGGTTTGCCTTTCCGCTGTCTTGCCCATGCACATGATGTCAATAAAAAGAAGCTGGAAATCCTTGTTAATGCAGGCATGAATGAATTGCAAATTGGCATACAAACAGGTAGTGAAAAAACCAGAAAACTGTATAAAAGAGGCCCTTCTACCGACAAAGTTTTGGATGCTGTAGGACTGATTCACCAATTTAAGGGAAGATTAATGCCTTTCTACGATTTTATTATTGATAATCCATTCGAAGAGGAAGAAGACCTAATTGAAACCCTGCATATGATTCAGAAATTTCCCAGACCATATCACCTGAACGTATTTTCCCTTATTTTTCTTCCTGGCACTGAATTACAAAAAAAGGCTCAGGAAAAAGGACTTATCATTGACTCGACCCGGCAATTTGAATCCCGAAAAAAGAGTTATATTAACTTTCTTTTTTATCTCTATTGCCGTACCATTCCACGACGGATCATGTGGATACTCGTATCCAAACCAATGCTAAAAACAATGAAGCACAAATACATAGTCAATTTTTTATACTTCATGAGTGATTCAATAAAAAGACTGTTAAAGAGAAAGGCTGATACGTGGGCGATAGAATAA
- a CDS encoding GxxExxY protein, with protein MDANEREWNNELLFKNEVFKIIGAGMAVSNTLGCGFLEAVYQEVMEIELEENGIPFEPQKRIQISYKDRILKKEYVADFLCFEKIIVEIKAIKKITEN; from the coding sequence ATGGACGCTAATGAACGCGAATGGAATAATGAATTACTTTTTAAAAATGAGGTTTTCAAGATAATTGGAGCGGGAATGGCTGTCTCGAATACGCTTGGATGCGGTTTTCTTGAGGCGGTATATCAAGAAGTTATGGAAATAGAATTGGAAGAAAATGGAATTCCTTTTGAACCGCAAAAAAGAATACAAATTTCATATAAAGACAGAATTTTAAAAAAAGAATATGTAGCTGATTTTTTATGTTTTGAGAAGATAATCGTTGAAATCAAGGCTATAAAAAAAATAACTGAAAATTGA
- a CDS encoding GNAT family N-acetyltransferase translates to MKSKFELTDGNIIIRPCQLKDAAVIYEGVRDSIEEMIKWAPWCHPDYSMSDCTSWLSTRAQMWSDGIEYDFVIFDTKDNTFLGGCVLDQINRKHNFANLGYWIRSSRTGQGIATATVKLLSRFGLETIGFTRLEIVVAVPNKASQRVAEKAGAVREGILRNRHVVRDTIYDSVLFSIVPHDLQK, encoded by the coding sequence ATGAAATCGAAATTCGAACTTACCGACGGTAATATTATCATACGCCCCTGCCAGTTGAAAGACGCTGCCGTAATCTACGAAGGTGTGAGAGATTCAATAGAGGAAATGATAAAGTGGGCGCCATGGTGCCATCCCGACTACTCAATGTCTGACTGTACATCATGGCTTAGTACCAGAGCCCAAATGTGGTCGGATGGTATTGAATATGATTTTGTCATATTTGATACGAAAGACAATACCTTTCTTGGTGGTTGCGTGCTTGACCAAATAAACCGGAAGCACAACTTTGCCAATCTTGGTTACTGGATTCGTTCAAGCCGTACAGGACAAGGCATAGCTACCGCTACCGTAAAACTCCTCAGCCGGTTTGGACTTGAAACGATAGGATTCACGCGCCTGGAAATAGTCGTGGCAGTGCCAAACAAGGCAAGTCAGCGGGTTGCGGAGAAGGCAGGCGCCGTCAGGGAAGGCATTCTGCGAAATCGCCATGTAGTGCGTGACACGATATACGACTCCGTCCTATTTTCCATAGTACCTCATGATTTGCAGAAGTGA
- a CDS encoding glycosyltransferase family 9 protein — MSSNILLIKTHAFGDVLLTTPAIHAIYKNNPANKIYYLTGRWSSEALYNNPYLTKTFRLDDDALFGKKLYKIIPLILELRKYKFEAIIIFSASKYIHFLSWLIGATTRVGFGNSSFITHKICPSVLQNDYAARAYNTLLEPLCIPCNGTKLDFQIKEVCIPENLSTFLEKYKSNVIGLFCGGGKNPRDTVLIKQWGAKKFIELAKLLSADGYGFLLFGSMDDRKINTTLKDELNDAIFDLSGQYSFNETGYLMKLCRLFVTNDSAPFHISYALTIPTVCIFGPSNSKLLSPQLPFCRYIQSRVECSPCYGNDIFIGCANPICMENISANDVYKECKSLLSKNFNYENVIRFVGTQQQRI, encoded by the coding sequence ATGAGTAGTAATATTTTATTAATCAAGACCCATGCTTTCGGTGATGTATTGCTTACGACTCCGGCAATACATGCAATTTACAAAAATAACCCGGCAAATAAGATTTATTATCTTACCGGTAGGTGGTCGTCAGAAGCACTGTACAATAATCCTTACCTTACAAAAACTTTTCGATTAGACGACGATGCACTTTTTGGAAAAAAATTATATAAAATTATCCCTTTAATACTAGAATTAAGAAAATACAAATTTGAAGCTATCATTATTTTCAGCGCATCAAAATATATACATTTTCTTTCATGGTTAATAGGGGCGACAACGAGGGTCGGATTCGGCAATAGCAGTTTTATTACCCACAAAATCTGTCCTTCAGTGCTACAAAACGATTATGCCGCCAGAGCATATAATACATTGTTAGAGCCATTGTGCATACCATGCAATGGAACTAAGCTTGATTTTCAGATAAAAGAAGTATGCATTCCTGAAAATCTGAGTACTTTTCTCGAAAAATACAAATCTAATGTAATTGGACTTTTTTGCGGCGGCGGGAAAAATCCCCGCGATACGGTATTGATAAAACAATGGGGTGCTAAAAAATTTATTGAACTGGCAAAATTGCTTTCTGCAGACGGTTATGGATTTCTGCTTTTTGGATCGATGGATGATCGTAAAATAAACACGACACTAAAAGATGAACTTAATGATGCTATTTTTGATTTAAGCGGCCAATATTCTTTTAATGAAACGGGATATTTAATGAAATTGTGCCGGCTTTTTGTTACAAATGACTCTGCTCCCTTCCACATTTCTTACGCACTCACTATCCCGACAGTGTGTATTTTTGGTCCCAGCAATTCAAAATTACTTTCACCCCAATTGCCATTTTGCAGATATATTCAAAGCCGTGTAGAATGCAGTCCGTGTTATGGAAATGATATTTTTATCGGGTGTGCAAATCCTATTTGCATGGAAAACATTTCTGCAAATGATGTTTACAAAGAATGTAAATCGCTATTAAGTAAAAACTTTAATTATGAAAATGTTATTCGTTTCGTTGGTACACAACAACAAAGAATTTAA
- a CDS encoding B12-binding domain-containing radical SAM protein, producing MKVLLINPPYLKKFSRPQRSPAVTKSGTLYFPLWLAYATGVLEEKGFEVNLVDAPADSLSIDDIIEKTLTFQPNLIVLDTSTPSIDNDVAVARRLKETCPSSFIILVGTHVSALPEEVLNKENSVDAVARNEYDYTLHDLAKILSEKGDLKTVRGISYRNGNEIIHNPGRPYIENLNELPFVSKVYKEFLRIENYFNPNALYPMVTITTSRGCPFPCTFCVYPQTLMGRGFRQRSINNVVEEMEYITKNFPQAKAVFFEDDTLTVNKKRCKELAECIIQKKVNISWTANARVGLDYETMRTMKTAGCRSLCVGFESGSQQVLDNMKKKLSLAEMEAFMANAKKAGMLIHGCFMAGLPGETKETLQETLQLAKRLNPDTAQFYPVMVYPGTEAYTWYKEKRLITTDNFSEWLTPEGLHNTVISTEELSSYDLVRFCDGARRSFYLRPGYLLYKLKQMITHPREIKRTLKSARTFLKYLLRGSDVKPKIQC from the coding sequence GTGAAAGTCTTACTTATCAATCCCCCATATTTAAAAAAATTTTCCCGTCCACAGCGGAGTCCTGCAGTGACCAAAAGCGGCACGCTCTATTTTCCCCTGTGGCTGGCATATGCAACAGGCGTTTTGGAAGAAAAAGGGTTTGAAGTTAACCTCGTGGACGCGCCTGCAGATAGTTTATCCATTGATGACATTATTGAAAAAACCCTCACATTCCAGCCAAACCTTATTGTTCTTGATACAAGTACGCCAAGTATTGATAATGACGTTGCCGTTGCCCGCAGATTAAAAGAAACCTGTCCGTCTTCTTTCATAATACTGGTAGGAACGCACGTATCAGCGCTTCCGGAGGAAGTCCTTAACAAAGAAAATAGCGTTGATGCAGTTGCCAGAAATGAATATGATTACACACTGCATGACCTCGCTAAAATTTTATCTGAAAAAGGCGACCTGAAAACCGTTCGTGGCATAAGCTATAGGAATGGCAATGAAATCATCCACAACCCGGGAAGGCCATATATTGAAAATCTCAACGAATTGCCTTTCGTAAGCAAGGTTTACAAAGAATTTCTCCGTATAGAAAATTATTTTAATCCTAACGCCCTCTACCCAATGGTCACAATTACCACTTCCAGAGGATGCCCTTTCCCATGTACCTTTTGTGTTTATCCTCAAACGTTAATGGGCAGAGGTTTTCGGCAAAGGAGTATTAATAATGTAGTGGAGGAAATGGAATATATTACAAAAAATTTCCCGCAGGCAAAGGCGGTTTTTTTTGAGGATGATACATTAACTGTTAATAAAAAACGGTGTAAAGAACTTGCAGAATGCATAATTCAAAAGAAAGTGAACATTTCATGGACAGCAAATGCAAGGGTTGGTCTGGATTACGAAACAATGCGGACAATGAAGACGGCAGGCTGCCGGTCACTTTGCGTCGGATTTGAAAGCGGAAGCCAGCAAGTACTTGACAACATGAAGAAAAAGCTGAGTCTTGCGGAAATGGAGGCTTTCATGGCAAATGCAAAAAAAGCCGGGATGTTAATACATGGCTGCTTTATGGCAGGGCTTCCCGGCGAGACAAAAGAAACACTTCAGGAAACACTACAGCTTGCAAAAAGGCTGAATCCGGATACTGCCCAATTTTATCCCGTCATGGTATATCCGGGAACGGAAGCATACACATGGTATAAGGAAAAAAGATTGATAACTACCGATAATTTCTCAGAGTGGCTTACGCCGGAAGGCTTGCATAATACTGTTATCAGTACGGAAGAATTATCATCCTATGATCTTGTAAGGTTCTGCGATGGTGCAAGACGGTCTTTTTATCTAAGGCCTGGCTATCTTCTTTACAAATTAAAACAAATGATTACACACCCAAGAGAAATAAAGAGGACGTTAAAATCAGCAAGGACGTTTTTAAAATATTTGCTAAGAGGTTCTGATGTGAAGCCAAAAATTCAATGCTGA
- the ahcY gene encoding adenosylhomocysteinase, with amino-acid sequence MVMLDYKKADVSSKQDYKVADIGLADWGYREIALAEAEMPALMNLRKKYEKEQPLKGAKIIGCIHMTIQTAVLIKTLRALGAEVRWSSCNIFSTQDHAAAAIADSGIAVYAWKGQTEKEYEWCIEQTILKEGKPWDANMLLDDGGDLTAMVHEKYPEMLEKIHGITEETTTGVHRLHEMLIKGELKVPAVNVNDAVTKSKNDNKYGCRHSLNDAIKRGTDILLSGKKALVIGYGDVGKGSAQSLRQEGMIVSISEIDPICGMQACMDGYEVVSPYKDGINNGSAEGINKQLLAKTDLIVTTTGNVNVCDRHMLSAIKRGAVVCNIGHFDLEIDTKFMRENWRWEEVKPQVHQIYRSDDPEDYIILLSEGRLVNLGNATGHPSRVMDGSFSNQVLAQMYLYREAWASKPKSERSPVYIKVLPKKLDEEVAAEMVKGFGGVITRMTKQQSEYINTPVEGPFKPDTYRY; translated from the coding sequence ATGGTTATGTTGGATTACAAAAAAGCCGACGTTAGTTCTAAGCAGGATTACAAAGTGGCGGATATCGGTCTTGCAGACTGGGGATATCGCGAGATTGCCCTGGCGGAAGCTGAGATGCCCGCCTTGATGAATCTCAGGAAAAAATATGAGAAAGAGCAGCCGCTTAAGGGTGCTAAAATCATCGGCTGTATCCACATGACAATCCAAACAGCCGTATTGATCAAAACGCTTCGCGCTCTCGGTGCTGAAGTTCGCTGGTCATCGTGTAATATTTTTTCCACACAAGACCATGCGGCCGCAGCTATTGCGGATTCCGGTATTGCCGTTTACGCATGGAAGGGTCAGACGGAAAAAGAGTATGAGTGGTGTATTGAGCAGACTATTCTGAAAGAAGGCAAGCCCTGGGATGCTAATATGTTGCTAGATGACGGCGGAGATCTTACTGCAATGGTTCATGAGAAATATCCTGAGATGCTTGAAAAAATACATGGCATTACAGAAGAGACGACTACCGGCGTTCACCGTTTGCACGAAATGTTAATAAAAGGGGAGCTTAAGGTTCCCGCGGTAAATGTCAATGACGCTGTAACCAAATCTAAAAATGATAATAAATATGGATGCCGCCACAGTTTAAATGATGCTATTAAACGTGGCACCGATATTCTTCTTTCCGGTAAAAAGGCGCTTGTTATTGGTTATGGTGATGTTGGCAAGGGTTCCGCCCAGAGTTTGCGGCAGGAAGGCATGATTGTGAGCATTTCTGAAATAGACCCCATATGTGGTATGCAGGCATGTATGGACGGATATGAGGTGGTTTCTCCTTACAAAGACGGAATAAATAATGGTTCTGCGGAAGGTATAAACAAACAATTGTTGGCCAAGACCGATCTGATTGTAACGACGACAGGCAATGTAAATGTATGCGACCGTCATATGCTGTCTGCTATTAAACGCGGGGCAGTCGTTTGTAATATTGGACATTTTGACCTGGAGATTGACACTAAATTTATGCGTGAAAACTGGAGGTGGGAAGAGGTGAAACCGCAGGTTCACCAGATATACAGATCCGATGACCCTGAAGATTATATTATTCTTCTTTCTGAAGGACGGCTTGTAAACCTTGGCAATGCTACAGGTCATCCCTCACGTGTTATGGATGGGTCATTCTCAAATCAAGTGCTTGCACAGATGTACCTCTATCGTGAGGCATGGGCAAGCAAACCCAAATCAGAGCGTAGCCCGGTGTATATTAAGGTTCTTCCAAAAAAACTGGATGAGGAGGTTGCCGCTGAAATGGTGAAAGGCTTTGGAGGAGTGATTACCCGTATGACCAAACAGCAGTCTGAATATATCAACACCCCTGTAGAAGGGCCGTTCAAACCGGATACGTACCGGTACTAA
- a CDS encoding lysophospholipid acyltransferase family protein, translating into MKGTIHFSEAAKVFFLYTLRYTIPYLPLKLKHSLANCLAALTSHGEKAVVMKGELELLFGKGTFTSPEMKEIILETLRNFRKDLFEIWSFPRLNKKKAEELCTITGMEHLENALKKGKGVIIALCHFGSYKMILPCLGYKGYKITQVAANPIDLTGKDKSMVKNKTMQIEYQCEKSLPANFFYIGSTPRQIYRVLQNNEILVMSLDGILDPNRISVPFLGRKIRLSPSLIKIAERTKSPILPVFTVRGKNGKHRIIIGNEIIPDDGNDKGTPEKLVVLKFGSLMEQFVKEHPSHYLWYLYKNKTEPPHIGSIIVD; encoded by the coding sequence ATGAAAGGAACTATTCATTTTTCTGAAGCGGCAAAGGTGTTTTTTTTATATACCCTTCGATACACAATACCTTACTTGCCTTTAAAATTAAAACATAGCCTTGCCAACTGCCTTGCAGCGCTGACGTCACATGGAGAAAAAGCTGTAGTCATGAAGGGTGAGCTGGAATTGTTATTTGGCAAAGGAACATTTACCAGCCCGGAAATGAAAGAAATCATCCTGGAAACCCTTCGTAATTTCAGAAAAGATCTCTTTGAAATATGGTCATTCCCAAGATTAAATAAAAAGAAGGCCGAAGAACTTTGCACCATTACCGGTATGGAACATTTAGAGAACGCCTTGAAAAAAGGTAAGGGCGTGATAATTGCGCTTTGCCATTTTGGGTCATATAAAATGATACTCCCCTGCCTGGGGTATAAAGGATATAAAATAACGCAGGTTGCCGCAAATCCTATCGATCTGACCGGCAAAGACAAGTCGATGGTAAAGAATAAAACCATGCAAATTGAATATCAATGTGAAAAAAGCCTGCCCGCCAATTTTTTTTACATAGGAAGCACTCCAAGGCAAATATACCGTGTGTTACAAAATAACGAAATACTTGTTATGTCACTTGATGGAATTTTGGACCCTAATAGAATTTCAGTACCTTTTTTAGGAAGGAAGATACGTCTATCCCCCTCCCTTATAAAAATAGCAGAAAGAACAAAGTCCCCAATATTGCCTGTTTTTACGGTAAGGGGAAAAAACGGTAAACACCGCATTATTATAGGCAATGAAATCATCCCCGACGATGGCAATGATAAAGGTACACCGGAAAAACTTGTCGTCTTAAAGTTTGGCAGTTTAATGGAACAGTTCGTCAAAGAACATCCCAGTCACTACCTCTGGTATTTATATAAAAACAAAACCGAGCCACCCCACATCGGTAGTATTATTGTTGATTGA
- a CDS encoding GumC family protein, which produces MSLLKQFLDVISRRKKIIIVIVLAFTLLPLLLSLSFRSVYKASSQLWMHTNATQTQYLALPTNISKFEYSDKNKLDNTFFAMLKNPKSMKRIISTLHITDEKERLVDPDKFIIGSEFNLFFSREGISVDVVESGDVIEVSGYSSTPERAGNVANAAVDAFMILYADIFKDEARLAQKAMKVRLAYVNKELRKLERRLYRYRKKYGIIDVTMEIEEGLKQYYSYLDLVHQNTKTMEEEKKVLEEVTKTITLIPELYLSSKAIERNPTLETYKQEIVTLETTIAKLKVDFTEAHPDIVASRMQIAEYKKAIHKEIERILGDENFSRNSYYAELEKRYYDTKINLEIYKITDAILLNITDIIYKKMLNVKKIELLFNKIERQQSSLNTEYTNLTKGISDAEILLNMSPSNLAVLNYADASTISSPYFPNRVKFLAISMFLSTIIAFSIILLEESVDKSIKTLAEAQKAFQGNLLYGLPRYKKIFGFNIIPKRLLRYFPTLRDELLLLKQRNFVRKVLKNNTIRRSVWNIISGIKVVSGDTIARSILFTGAEEEVGTSTLALLVARELAVSGKKTLFLDISSTDDWHLQGKDILPVDKKITLKDLIRSNDIYGIDVLLMKEITDIPAIAMIDGLPEQLNNLDYEHIIIDADPVIACNDTLFLSATANVVLLTAKLHKTSKETIEEAFGRFKHLKTSKTVIIINQI; this is translated from the coding sequence ATGTCGCTCTTAAAACAATTTCTTGATGTTATCTCCAGAAGAAAGAAAATTATTATCGTTATTGTGCTCGCCTTCACATTACTGCCACTATTGTTATCCCTTTCTTTCCGATCGGTATACAAGGCCTCTTCGCAGCTCTGGATGCATACAAATGCAACACAAACGCAATATCTTGCATTACCAACAAACATTAGCAAGTTCGAATATTCTGACAAAAATAAACTGGATAACACATTCTTTGCAATGCTAAAAAATCCTAAATCCATGAAAAGGATTATTTCAACCTTGCATATTACCGATGAAAAGGAACGGTTGGTTGATCCTGATAAATTTATCATCGGAAGTGAATTTAATCTTTTTTTCAGCAGGGAAGGGATTAGTGTTGACGTAGTAGAAAGCGGTGACGTTATAGAAGTATCTGGATACTCCTCCACTCCTGAACGGGCAGGGAATGTTGCGAATGCTGCGGTTGACGCGTTTATGATACTTTATGCGGATATTTTCAAAGACGAGGCAAGATTGGCACAAAAAGCAATGAAAGTGCGGCTAGCGTACGTAAATAAAGAATTAAGAAAACTGGAAAGAAGGTTGTACAGATACAGGAAAAAATACGGAATTATTGATGTCACCATGGAAATAGAAGAGGGACTCAAGCAATATTACAGCTATCTTGACCTGGTTCATCAAAATACTAAAACAATGGAAGAAGAGAAAAAGGTGTTAGAAGAGGTAACCAAAACTATTACATTAATTCCGGAACTATATTTATCCAGCAAGGCTATCGAAAGAAATCCTACATTAGAAACATATAAACAGGAAATCGTAACACTTGAAACGACTATTGCTAAACTGAAGGTTGACTTTACCGAAGCACACCCCGATATTGTTGCGTCCAGAATGCAAATAGCAGAATATAAAAAGGCAATACATAAAGAAATAGAACGAATTTTGGGAGACGAAAATTTTTCCAGAAACTCGTATTATGCTGAATTGGAAAAACGTTATTATGATACAAAAATAAACCTGGAAATTTATAAAATAACTGACGCGATACTGCTTAATATAACCGATATCATTTACAAAAAAATGCTCAATGTAAAGAAAATAGAACTATTGTTTAATAAAATAGAACGTCAGCAATCTTCTTTAAATACCGAGTACACAAACTTGACAAAGGGCATTTCAGACGCCGAAATATTGCTAAACATGAGCCCTTCAAACTTGGCCGTCCTTAATTACGCAGATGCATCAACAATTTCTTCTCCTTATTTTCCGAACAGGGTAAAATTTTTAGCTATCTCCATGTTTCTTAGTACTATCATAGCATTTTCAATAATCCTTCTGGAAGAATCTGTCGACAAATCTATAAAAACGCTTGCAGAAGCACAAAAGGCCTTTCAGGGAAATCTGCTCTATGGTTTGCCAAGGTATAAAAAGATATTTGGCTTCAACATTATCCCGAAAAGACTGCTTCGTTATTTCCCTACATTAAGAGATGAACTGTTATTGCTTAAACAGCGAAATTTTGTCAGAAAAGTATTGAAAAACAACACCATCAGACGTTCCGTCTGGAACATTATTTCCGGCATAAAGGTCGTTTCAGGCGATACCATTGCACGGTCAATTCTTTTCACCGGAGCGGAGGAGGAAGTAGGAACCTCTACACTCGCTCTTCTGGTGGCAAGAGAATTAGCCGTTTCCGGCAAAAAAACCCTCTTCCTTGATATTTCTTCAACAGATGATTGGCATTTGCAGGGAAAAGATATTCTTCCGGTGGATAAAAAAATAACCCTTAAAGACCTTATAAGAAGCAATGATATCTATGGCATTGATGTTTTACTTATGAAAGAAATTACCGATATCCCGGCTATTGCCATGATCGATGGACTGCCAGAACAGTTAAACAATCTTGACTATGAACATATTATTATTGATGCCGACCCTGTTATTGCCTGTAACGACACCCTGTTTCTCTCTGCAACGGCAAATGTTGTCCTTTTAACAGCAAAACTACATAAAACTTCTAAAGAAACAATCGAGGAGGCTTTCGGCAGATTCAAACATCTAAAAACATCTAAAACAGTAATAATAATTAACCAAATTTAG
- a CDS encoding MoaD/ThiS family protein, which produces MSVTVRIPTPLRTFTDGVEEVKVEGKNIGEIISNLEANYKGIKERICDDSGQIRRFINFYLNDEDIRFLNNLETPVKDGDYISVVPAIAGGCQL; this is translated from the coding sequence ATGTCGGTAACTGTGCGCATACCAACGCCTTTGAGAACCTTTACGGATGGAGTTGAGGAGGTAAAGGTAGAGGGAAAGAATATTGGCGAGATTATTAGCAATCTGGAAGCAAATTACAAAGGTATTAAAGAAAGGATTTGCGATGATTCCGGCCAGATAAGAAGGTTTATCAACTTTTATCTCAATGATGAGGATATCAGATTTCTCAATAATCTGGAAACACCGGTAAAAGACGGAGATTATATATCTGTAGTGCCAGCCATTGCCGGTGGCTGTCAGCTATAG